The nucleotide window ACGGCCGGCACGGCCCACCGCACCCCGGCACGGGCGGGGACCACCGGCCCCCGGCACCCCGGCACCCGCCCCCGCCCCCGCGCCCGGGAACCCGCGACCCCCGCGCTCGGACGGGCCCCTACGGCGGCCGGCGGGAAACCCGGAGGCCGATCGGGGGAAGGGTGGGGCATGATCGGCGGCATGGAGACCACGGGCGGGGCGGAGCGGCGGAGGCGGGCGTGGCGGGGGGCCGCGCGGGTGTTGGGGCCGGTGCCGGAGACGATCGGGGAGCGGCTGGCGCGGCTGGCGGAGGGGGCCGGGGAGGCGGCGGGGCGGATCACCGACTTCTACGGGGACGGGGTGGTCGCCGAGGTCGAGGAGAAGGTGGCGGAGTTGCTGGGCACCGAGGCCGCCGCGTTCTTCCCGACCGGGACGATGGCGCAGCAGGCCGCGCTGCGCTGCTGGGCCGGGCGGACCGGCAACGAGGTGGTCGCCCACCACCCGCTGGCCCACCCCGAGGTGCACGAGGACGACGCTCTGCGGGCGCTCACCCGGCTGCGTACCGTGCGTCCGACGACCGAGCCGCGGTTGCCCTCCGCCGAGGAGGTGCGGGCGGTGCCGGAGCCGTTCGGCACGCTCATGGTCGAACTGCCGCTGCGGGACGCGGGGTTCGCGCTGCCGTCCTGGGAGGAGTTGACGGCGACGGTGGAGGCGGCACGGGAACGGGACGCCGTGGTGCACTTCGACGGCGCGCGGCTGTGGGAGTGCGCCCCGCACTTCGGGCGGACGCTGCCGGAGGTCGCCGGGCTCGCCGACAGCGTCTACGTGTCGTTCTACAAGTCGCTGCGCGGGATGTCCGGCGCCGCGCTGGCCGGCCCGGCGGCGTTCGTCGAGGAGGCGGTGGTGTGGCGGCACCGTTACGGCGGCCAGGTCTTCCAGCAGTGGCCCGCCGCGCTGGACGCGCTCGCCGGGCTCCGGGACGAACTGCCCAGGCTGCCCGGGTACGTGGCGCACGCCAAGGTGGTGGCGCGGGCGCTCGACACGGCGCTGGCCGAAGCGGGCGAGCCGTGGTTCCGGGTGCACCCGTACCCCCCGCACACCCACCAGTTCCAGGTGTGGCTGCCGTACCCGGCGGAGCTGCTCACCGAGGCCGCGGTGCGCCAGGCCGAGCGGACCGGCACCGCACTGTTCCGTACCTGGTCCGCCCCGGGGGCGGCGCCCGGGGTCGCCATGTCCGAGGTGACGGTCTCCGGGCCCGGTCACCTGGGGTGGACGCCGGAGGTGGTACGCGAGGCGGTCGGGGACTTCCTGGCGCTGGTGCGCGACCTCGCCGGGTGAGGAGGGGGAGGAGGGTGAGGGCGGCCGGCCCGGTCAGCCCACCGCGCCGCCGCCCGCGCGCACCAGCCCGGTCTCGTACGCCAGCACCACCGCCTGCACCCGGTCGCGCAGCTCCAGCTTGGTGAGGATGCGGCCGACGTGGGTCTTGACGGTGGCCTCGGAGAGCACCAGCCGCCGGGCGATCTCGCCGTTGGACAGGCCCTGCGCCACCAGCAGCAGTACCTCGCGTTCGCGTTCGGTGAGCCGGCCCAGTTCGGCGGAGACCGGCTCGCCGGTGTGCGGCAGCAGCGGGGCGAAGCGGTCGAGCAGCCGCCGGGTGGTGGAGGGCGCCACCACCGCGTCCCCGCTGTGCACCGCCCGGATCGCGGCGAGCAGTTCGGCCGGCGGCACGTCCTTGAGCATGAAGCCGCTGGCCCCCGCCTTGAGCGCGGCGAAGGCGTACTCGTCCAGGTCGAAGGTGGTCAGGATGAGCACCTTGGGGTTGCCGGTGCCGGCGGCGTGCTCGGCGCCGCCGCAGATCCGCCGGGTGGCCTCGACGCCGTCCAGCTTGGGCATCCGGACGTCCATCAGCACCACGTCGACCTCGCTGCGGCGCAGCACGTCCAGCGCCTCGGCGCCGTCGCCCGCCTCGGCGACGACCTCCATGTCGGGCTGAGCCTGCAACACCATGCGGAAGCCGGTGCGCAGCAGCATCTGGTCGTCGACGAGCATCACGCGGATCGCCATGGGGTCAGGGCCTTTCGGTAGCGGCGGGGGACGGCGGGTCGGGACGTCCTAGCGGGCGGGCTTGAGCGGCAGGGCGGCGCTGATCCGGAAGCCGCCGCCGGGCCGGGGGCCGGTGCACAGGGTGCCACCGACCATGGCGATCCGCTCGCGCATCCCGATCAGCCCGTGCCCGAGCCCGTCGGCACCGCCGGATTCGTACAGCTCCTGGCGGGCGCCGCGGCCGTCGTCCTCGATCAGCATCCGCAGTTCGGCGTCGCCGTAGGTGAGGTGGACGGTGGCCTGGGCGCCGGGGCCGCCGTGCTTGCGGGTGTTGGTCAGCGCCTCCTGGACGATGCGGTACGCGGTCAGCTCCACCCCGCTGGAGAGCGGGCGCGGGGTGCCGGCCACCTCGAACTCCACCGGCAGCCCGGCGCCGCGGACCTGCTCGATGAGGTCGCCGAGCTGCTCGACACCGGGCTGCGGGACGTACTCGCCGCCGCTGTCGTCGGAGGCGCGCAGCAGCCCGAGGAGGCGCCGCATCTCGGCCAGCGCCAGCCGCCCGGTCTGCGAGATGGTGCCCAGCGCCTGCTTGGCCTGCTCCGGGGAGGCGTCGAGCACGTAGGCGGCGCCGTCGGCCTGGACGACCATCACCGAGACGTTGTGGGCGACCACGTCGTGCAGTTCGCGGGCGATCCGGGCGCGTTCGGCGGCCACCGCGGCCTTGGCCTGCGCCTCGCGTTCGCGTTGCAGCCGTTCGGCGCGCTCCTCCAGCTGCGCGTAGTACGCCCGGCGGGTGCGCAGGCTGTCGCCGATCACCCAGGCGAGGACGAACGGGACGGTGAGGAAGACGACGGAGGCGGCGCGGTAGCCGACGGCCTCGTAGGCGCTGGGCCACCGCAGCTCGGCCAGCGGCGCCGCGCACAGCGAGGCGACCAGCGCCAGCCGGCGGGCCCAACGCGCCCCGGTGGAGGCGACCGTGTAGACGATCACCAGCATGGCCAGGTCGGAGGCGTTCACCCCGCCGTCGACCACCAGCTGGCCGACGCCGGCCGCCACCGCCAGCAGCAGCATCCACTCCGGCCACCGCCTGCGCAGCCACACCACCACGCACAGCGCGATCCCCTCGGGGATGATCAGCGCGCGATGGGTGCGCGAACCGGGCAGCGCCACGATCGTCAGCGCCGACAGTCCGAGCAGGACCACGGCCCAGAAGCCGTCGACCATCGTCGGGTGCCTGCGGAGAAAATCGTAGAGACGCTGCACGTAACCCAGAGTAGGCAGGTGGGCCGGGTTCCGGGGTCAGCCGGTAGAGCGATCTCGTACACCGTGCGTACTGCTCAGGGTGGACATCGGCGCCCGGGTGCGGCGGATAGCGTGGGGCGGTGACGACGCGGTGGTGCGGGTGGCGGGAGGCCACCGGGCGGGCGCTGTACGGGCCGGGCGGGTTCTTCCACCGCCCCGAGGGCCCGGCCGGCCATTTCCGCACGTCGGTGCAGGTTTCCCCGCACTTCGCGGCGGCCGTCGCGGAGCTGCTGGTACGGGTCGACGCGGCGCTGGGCCGACCATCGCGGCCGGCCTTCGTGGACGTGGGCGCCGGGCGCGGGGAGCTGCTCACCGGCGTGCTGCGCGCGCTCCCCGCCGAGCTGGCCGCGCGGGTGGTGCCGTACGGCGTCGAGCTGGCCGCCCGCCCCGCCGGGCTCGACCCGAGAGTGCGCTGGACGGCCGAGGTGCCGCACGGCGTCGAGGGGCTGCTCTTCGCCAACGAGTGGCTGGACAACGTCCCGGTGGAGGTGGCCGAGGCGGACGAGGCCGGGGTGGCCCGGCTGGTGCTGGTGGCCGAGGACGGCAGGCAGCGGCTGGGCGACCCGGTGGCCGGCGCGGACGCGCGGTGGCTGGCGCGGTGGTGGCCGATCGCCGGGGACCCGGGGGCGCGCGCGGAGATCGGCCGGCCCCGGGACGCGGCCTGGGCGGCGGCCACCGGCTGCCTGACGCGGGGGCTGGCGGTCGCCGTCGACTACGGCCACGTGCGCGGGCGGCGCCCGTACGGGGGGACCCTCACCGGGTTCCGGGAGGGGCGCGAGGTGCCGCCGGTGCCGGACGGTTCGTGCGACCTGACCGCGCACGTCGCCTTCGACGCCTGCGGTTCGGCCGACGCCACGTTGACCACGCAGCGCGCGGCGCTGCGCGCCCTCGGGGTCGGCGCCGCCCGGCCGCCGCTGGCGCTGGCCGGAACGGACCCGGCGGGGTACGTCCGCGCCCTGGCCGCGGCCTCCCGGGCGGCCGAGCTGACCGACCCGGCCGGGCTGGGCGGCTTCGGCTGGCTGATCGAGGGCGTCGGGCTGCCCGCGCGGATCCCACCGGCCGGGGACGACGCCGCGGCGGGCTGAGACACTGGTGGGCATGACGGAGACGACGGTCGGCATCGGTGGCGCCGCGGAGGGCACCGACATGGTGCTCAACATCGGCCCGCAGCATCCCTCGACGCACGGCGTGCTGCGCCTGCGCCTGGTTCTCGACGGCGAGCGGATCAGCCACGCCGAGCCCGTCATCGGCTACATGCACCGCGGCGCGGAGAAGCTGTTCGAGGCGCGGGACTACCGCCAGATCATCATGCTCGCCAACCGGCACGACTGGCTGTCGGCGTTCTCCAACGAGCTGGGCGTGGTGCTGGCGGTGGAACGCATGCTGGGCATGGAGGTGCCCGAGCGCGCGGTGTGGACCCGTACCCTGCTCGCCGAGCTCAACCGGGTCCTCAACCACCTGATGTTCCTCGGCTCCTACCCGCTCGAACTGGGCGGGATCACCCCGGTCTTCCACGCGTTCCGGGAACGTGAGGAGCTGCAGAACGTCATGGAGGAGGTCTCCGGCGGCCGGATGCACTACATGTTCAACCGGGTCGGCGGCCTCAAGGAGGACCTGCCGGCCGGCTGGTCCGGGCGGGCCCGGCAGGCGGTGGCCGCGGTGCGGTCCCGGATGGACGTCTTCGACCGGCTGGTGCTGGGCAACGAGATCTTCCGCGGCCGGACCCGCGGGGTCGGCGTGCTCCCCGCCGCCACCGTGCACGCCTACGGGGTCAGCGGCCCCCTCGCCCGCGCCTCCGGCGTCGACTTCGACCTGCGGCGGGACGAACCGTACCTGGCCTACGGGGAGTTGGCGGACACGCTGAAGGTGGTGACCCGGGAGGAGGGCGACTGCCTGGCCCGGTTCGAGTGCCTGCTGGAGCAGACGCACAACGCGCTCGACCTCGCCGACGCCTGCCTGGACCGGCTCGCCGAGCTGCCGCCCGGCCCGATCAACCAGCGGCTGCCCAAGGTGCTCAAGGCCCCCGAGGGCCACACCTACGCCTGGACCGAGAACCCGCTGGGCGTCAACGGCTACTACCTGGTCTCCAAGGGCGACAAGACGCCCTACCGGCTCAAGCTCCGCTCGGCCTCGTACAACAACATCCAGGCGCTGGTCGAGCTGCTGCCGGGGACGCTGGTGGCCGACATGGTGGCGATCCTGGGGTCGATGTTCTTCGTGGTGGGCGACATCGACAAGTGACCGCCGCGCGCCTCAGGAGTGCGCGCGCAGCTCCCGCAGGTCGAGCTGTTCGGTCTCGTCGTGCGCGGTCAGGTCGATGACCTGCTGGTCGTCCTCGGCCTCGACCGCGGCCTCGTCGGCGTCCCGGCCCGCGGTGTGCTCGGCGTAGGCCTCGTCGCCGACGACGTCCGCGAGGTCCCGGGCCGGGTCGGACTTCCGCAGGCCGAAGTAGTCGAAGCCGCCGGCCGGGGCGGCCGGGCGGCGTCCGGCGTACGGGAGGACGGCGGAGGCGACGGCGGGCACCAGCGCGGGCGGGGTGGCCGCCTCGGAGGTGTGCGCGTGGGCGGCGGGGTCGTCGGCCTGATCGGCCTGGTCTGCCTGGTCGGCTTTCGCGGCGGGGGCGGCGTGGCGGCCGGTGGCGCGGCCGAGGTTGCGCAGCGCCTCGGCGGCACGGGCGAAGGCGGCGGGGTCGAGACCGGCCGGGCCGGAGGTGAGCGCGGTGCGCGGTCCGGCGGCCAGTTCGAGCTGGCGGCGGCTCTCCAGGGCGCGGGCGCGTTCGCTCTCGGCGGTGGCGTACCGCCGCAGCAGCTCGGCGTGTTCGCCGCGGAGCCGGGACAACTCGGCGCGGCGGGCGCGCAGTTGGCCTTCGAGGCGGCGGCGGATCTCGCGGGACTCCTCGGCGTCGCTCTCCAGCTCGGCTATGCGCTCGTCGGTGCGCCACTCGTCACGCAGCCGGGCCGCGGTCAGCTCCGCGACCCGCTTGCCCGCCGCCCGGTCCCAGCGGCGCAGCAGGAACGCGCCGGTGCACGCGGCCACCGCGGCGGCCCCGACGAGCGCGCGCAGAACGACACCGTGGTCACCGGCGGGGCTGAACCAGGCACCGGCGGCGACAGCCGCGGCGGACCCGGCGACCGTCAGCGGGGGAAGGAGCCGGTGCAGCGGGGGTGAATGGCGGTGTCGTCCTCGAGGCATGGCTTGAAACTTAGCGTGCGAAAGCCGGTTCGGGGGAGGCGACAGTCCGATTTGGCACAGCCTGTTGCATCACAGTCGCATTGCGGTCGAGTTCCGGTACGCAGGGCATCCGGGCCGACACCAACCGTCCACCGGGAATTCCCCGGCGGAAGAAGAAATGGATCTTGAACGGGGGCCGGGCGGGCCCCCGTTCACGATCGTGCGGGTCAGCGGTGGCCGGTGGTCACCCCTTGAGCAAACCCTTGGACTTCAGATAGTCGGCGGCCACGTCGGAGGGCTTCTTGCGTTCGGCGTCCACCTGCCGGTCGAGTGCGGTGAGATCGGCGGTGGTGAGCACCTTGGTCACCTTCTCCAGCGCGGCGGCGACCGCCGGGGACCCGGCGTGCCCGGCGTTGACCACCGGCAGCAGGTTGTCGGCGTTCTGGAGCTTCTTGTCGTCGTCGAGCAGCACCAGCCCGAACTGGTCGAGGGTGGCGTCGGTGGTGCTGACCAGTACCAGCTGGTCGGTGCCGTCCTTGACCGTCTGCTTGGCCTGCGGGGTGTCCACGCCCTTGGGGTCGATTCCGGTGACGTCTATGCCGTAGGTCTTCTTCAACCCCGGTTCGCAGAACGGCCGTTGCGGGCATTCGTCACCGGCCGCCAGTTTCACCGGCAGCTTGGCCCGGCCGAGATCGCTGAGCGTCTTCAACCGGTGTTGCTCCGCAAAGGATTTGGTGACGGCGAACGCGTTCTGGTCGACCGCCTCGCCGGGCGGCAGAACCTTCAGGCCGCGTGCCTCGGCGAGCTTGGCCAGCGCGGACACGGTGGCCTTCACGTCGGATGAGGCGACCGGCTTGGCGCCGGAGCCGTTCTCCTTGGCGTTGAGGAATTCCGCGAGGGTGGCCGCGTACTCCGGCACGATGTCGATCTGGCCCTTCTCCAGGGCCGGTTCGTAAAGCTCGCGGTTGCCGAGCGTCTTGACCGTGGTGCCGTATCCGGCGTCGCCGAGGACCTTGGCGTACAGCTCCGCGAGGACCGTGCTCTCGGTGAACCCGCCGGCGCCGATCACCAGGGAGCCCTTGGCCCCGGAGCCGCCGGAGGCCGCGGAGGACGCCTGCCCCTGCTTCTCCAGGCTCTTGCCGCCGCCGCAGGCGGTCAGCCCCGCCGCCAGCGCGACCACGGCCGACACCGCGCGCACGGCGTGCGCGGCCCGCGCGGAGCGAAGTGGGTTGCTCATCGGATTGCCCATCTACTCGGTGTTCCAGTGCGTGGTGCCACGGTGGCGGTGTCCCGGCCCGGCCGCCGCCGGGGCGGCCGGGGGGCGGTCGCGGTCAGGAGGCGGTGGCCGCCTCGGCGGTGCGGCCACGGCGGACCCGGCGTTCCGCCCGGCGCCGGTGGCGCAGCGGGTCGGCGAACCGCTGGGCGGCCACGAAGACCGCCTCGACCAGCAGCGCGAGCACGGCCACCAGCAGCGCGCCGGCCACCACCTGGGCGGTGTCGTAACGGTTGAAGCCGGCCGTGATCACCCGGCCGAGACCGCCGCCGCCGGGGAGGGCGGCCAGCGTGGCGGTGGCCACCACCTGCACGGCCGCGGTACGCACCCCGGTCATGATCAGCGGGAAGGCCAGCGGCAGCTCGACCCGCCACAGCAGCTGGCCGCCGGTCATGCCCATGCCGCGGGCCGACTCCACCACGTCCCGGTCGACCTCGCGCATACCGACGTAGGCGTTGGTGAGCACCGGCGGCACGGCGAAGAGCACCAGGGCGATCACCGTGGGCCACTGCCCGTACCGGCCCAGCGGGCTGAGCACCAGCAGCACCAGCACCGCGAAGGTGGGCACCGCCCGGCCGACGTTGGACAGGTTGACCGCCAGCGCGCCGCCCCGGCCGACGTGGCCCAACCACAGGGCGACCGGCAGCGCGAGGACGCAACTGATCACCAGGCAGACCACGGTGAGGTAGAGGTGTTCGCCGAGGCGGTGGACGACCCCGTCGGTGCCCGCCCAGTGGGCCCCCGTGGTCAGCCACGTCCAGGCCCCCGAGACCGCGCCCATCAGACGGCCGCCTTTCCGGTGCCCGCGGTACGCCAGGCGCGCGGCCGAAGACGGCGCGCGCGGCCACGGTGACGCGTCCACGGGGTGAGCAGCCGCTGCACGGCGAGCAGCAGCAGATCGGCGGCGACCGCCATCACCACGCAGATCACCGACGCGGTGAGCACCTGC belongs to Streptantibioticus cattleyicolor NRRL 8057 = DSM 46488 and includes:
- a CDS encoding threonine aldolase family protein produces the protein METTGGAERRRRAWRGAARVLGPVPETIGERLARLAEGAGEAAGRITDFYGDGVVAEVEEKVAELLGTEAAAFFPTGTMAQQAALRCWAGRTGNEVVAHHPLAHPEVHEDDALRALTRLRTVRPTTEPRLPSAEEVRAVPEPFGTLMVELPLRDAGFALPSWEELTATVEAARERDAVVHFDGARLWECAPHFGRTLPEVAGLADSVYVSFYKSLRGMSGAALAGPAAFVEEAVVWRHRYGGQVFQQWPAALDALAGLRDELPRLPGYVAHAKVVARALDTALAEAGEPWFRVHPYPPHTHQFQVWLPYPAELLTEAAVRQAERTGTALFRTWSAPGAAPGVAMSEVTVSGPGHLGWTPEVVREAVGDFLALVRDLAG
- a CDS encoding response regulator codes for the protein MAIRVMLVDDQMLLRTGFRMVLQAQPDMEVVAEAGDGAEALDVLRRSEVDVVLMDVRMPKLDGVEATRRICGGAEHAAGTGNPKVLILTTFDLDEYAFAALKAGASGFMLKDVPPAELLAAIRAVHSGDAVVAPSTTRRLLDRFAPLLPHTGEPVSAELGRLTEREREVLLLVAQGLSNGEIARRLVLSEATVKTHVGRILTKLELRDRVQAVVLAYETGLVRAGGGAVG
- a CDS encoding sensor histidine kinase; amino-acid sequence: MQRLYDFLRRHPTMVDGFWAVVLLGLSALTIVALPGSRTHRALIIPEGIALCVVVWLRRRWPEWMLLLAVAAGVGQLVVDGGVNASDLAMLVIVYTVASTGARWARRLALVASLCAAPLAELRWPSAYEAVGYRAASVVFLTVPFVLAWVIGDSLRTRRAYYAQLEERAERLQREREAQAKAAVAAERARIARELHDVVAHNVSVMVVQADGAAYVLDASPEQAKQALGTISQTGRLALAEMRRLLGLLRASDDSGGEYVPQPGVEQLGDLIEQVRGAGLPVEFEVAGTPRPLSSGVELTAYRIVQEALTNTRKHGGPGAQATVHLTYGDAELRMLIEDDGRGARQELYESGGADGLGHGLIGMRERIAMVGGTLCTGPRPGGGFRISAALPLKPAR
- a CDS encoding SAM-dependent methyltransferase; protein product: MTTRWCGWREATGRALYGPGGFFHRPEGPAGHFRTSVQVSPHFAAAVAELLVRVDAALGRPSRPAFVDVGAGRGELLTGVLRALPAELAARVVPYGVELAARPAGLDPRVRWTAEVPHGVEGLLFANEWLDNVPVEVAEADEAGVARLVLVAEDGRQRLGDPVAGADARWLARWWPIAGDPGARAEIGRPRDAAWAAATGCLTRGLAVAVDYGHVRGRRPYGGTLTGFREGREVPPVPDGSCDLTAHVAFDACGSADATLTTQRAALRALGVGAARPPLALAGTDPAGYVRALAAASRAAELTDPAGLGGFGWLIEGVGLPARIPPAGDDAAAG
- a CDS encoding NADH-quinone oxidoreductase subunit D, which translates into the protein MTETTVGIGGAAEGTDMVLNIGPQHPSTHGVLRLRLVLDGERISHAEPVIGYMHRGAEKLFEARDYRQIIMLANRHDWLSAFSNELGVVLAVERMLGMEVPERAVWTRTLLAELNRVLNHLMFLGSYPLELGGITPVFHAFREREELQNVMEEVSGGRMHYMFNRVGGLKEDLPAGWSGRARQAVAAVRSRMDVFDRLVLGNEIFRGRTRGVGVLPAATVHAYGVSGPLARASGVDFDLRRDEPYLAYGELADTLKVVTREEGDCLARFECLLEQTHNALDLADACLDRLAELPPGPINQRLPKVLKAPEGHTYAWTENPLGVNGYYLVSKGDKTPYRLKLRSASYNNIQALVELLPGTLVADMVAILGSMFFVVGDIDK
- a CDS encoding ABC transporter substrate-binding protein is translated as MSNPLRSARAAHAVRAVSAVVALAAGLTACGGGKSLEKQGQASSAASGGSGAKGSLVIGAGGFTESTVLAELYAKVLGDAGYGTTVKTLGNRELYEPALEKGQIDIVPEYAATLAEFLNAKENGSGAKPVASSDVKATVSALAKLAEARGLKVLPPGEAVDQNAFAVTKSFAEQHRLKTLSDLGRAKLPVKLAAGDECPQRPFCEPGLKKTYGIDVTGIDPKGVDTPQAKQTVKDGTDQLVLVSTTDATLDQFGLVLLDDDKKLQNADNLLPVVNAGHAGSPAVAAALEKVTKVLTTADLTALDRQVDAERKKPSDVAADYLKSKGLLKG
- a CDS encoding ABC transporter permease; protein product: MGAVSGAWTWLTTGAHWAGTDGVVHRLGEHLYLTVVCLVISCVLALPVALWLGHVGRGGALAVNLSNVGRAVPTFAVLVLLVLSPLGRYGQWPTVIALVLFAVPPVLTNAYVGMREVDRDVVESARGMGMTGGQLLWRVELPLAFPLIMTGVRTAAVQVVATATLAALPGGGGLGRVITAGFNRYDTAQVVAGALLVAVLALLVEAVFVAAQRFADPLRHRRRAERRVRRGRTAEAATAS